A stretch of the Nitratifractor salsuginis DSM 16511 genome encodes the following:
- a CDS encoding ABC transporter ATP-binding protein, giving the protein MKKNNLIKKIYSLMGESDKRFFAILFLFSIVVSIVEILGVAAIMPFISVATDFDLIHEKWYFYFFYKTFGFSNPVNFVIVFGLVLSGFYIFRSVINYLYFHLLARFSKGRYYSIAIKLFQKYLDRSYRDYIASSKAELTKVLVSEGQNMTQVLSSLLFMMSEIIIIIIIYGVLLWLDWKITLLITLFLLINFIILFKLVSLKIKEAGKAREKYERDFFKIIHGVLGNFKIIKLSNSGEKYLNRFQQAIDRLSKSHILYDSLRELPRLYLESMGFIILIFIILYYIYITKSDITKYLPIVSVFVLALYRLLPSFHRIFGSYNHILYNYRAIEQIYDEMLYKSENYGDKPIIFKKGIQLKDIYFWYRPGKIVLNGISFNIRKGEKVGIIGESGSGKSTLVDILIGLYRPMKGSIYIDDIKLDENNIRSWRRKVGYIPQKIELMDGTVAENVALDDAYDEKKVKEVLKQASLLDFFEKEHEGIETPIGEDGIKLSGGQRQRIAIARALYHDPEVLVLDEATSALDMETEQEIMREIYSLKGGKTLVIVAHRLSTLEACDTIYHLKNGKIYRDEP; this is encoded by the coding sequence ATGAAGAAAAACAACTTAATTAAAAAAATATATAGTTTAATGGGAGAAAGTGATAAGAGGTTTTTTGCAATTCTTTTCTTATTTTCCATTGTTGTTTCTATTGTGGAAATTCTTGGTGTTGCTGCCATTATGCCATTTATATCCGTCGCAACGGATTTTGATTTGATTCATGAAAAATGGTATTTTTACTTTTTTTACAAAACATTTGGTTTTTCAAACCCTGTGAATTTTGTCATAGTATTTGGCTTAGTATTGTCAGGATTCTATATCTTTCGCAGTGTAATAAACTATTTATATTTTCATTTACTCGCGCGATTTTCAAAAGGAAGATATTATTCAATTGCTATAAAACTTTTTCAGAAATATTTAGATAGAAGCTACCGGGATTATATTGCAAGCAGCAAAGCGGAGTTGACAAAAGTACTTGTAAGCGAAGGTCAAAATATGACACAAGTCCTCTCATCACTCCTATTTATGATGAGTGAGATTATCATCATCATTATTATTTATGGAGTTCTTTTATGGCTTGACTGGAAGATTACTCTTTTGATTACACTTTTTTTATTGATCAATTTTATTATTCTTTTTAAATTGGTATCATTGAAGATTAAGGAGGCGGGGAAGGCGAGGGAAAAATATGAAAGGGATTTTTTTAAAATCATTCATGGTGTATTGGGGAATTTTAAAATTATAAAACTGAGTAATTCAGGAGAAAAATATCTAAATAGATTTCAACAAGCAATTGATCGTCTGTCAAAATCACATATTCTTTATGATTCACTTAGAGAGTTACCTCGGCTTTATCTTGAATCGATGGGATTCATTATTTTAATATTCATTATTTTATATTATATTTATATAACAAAATCAGATATTACAAAATATCTTCCTATTGTTTCGGTTTTCGTTCTTGCTTTATATAGATTATTGCCATCTTTTCATAGAATTTTTGGTTCCTACAATCATATTCTTTACAATTATCGTGCGATTGAACAGATTTATGATGAGATGCTTTACAAAAGTGAAAATTATGGAGATAAACCAATAATATTTAAAAAAGGCATACAATTAAAAGATATATATTTTTGGTATCGGCCTGGTAAAATTGTGCTCAACGGTATCAGTTTTAATATTCGAAAAGGTGAGAAGGTTGGCATTATAGGAGAAAGCGGGAGTGGAAAATCGACATTGGTTGATATTCTTATCGGCTTGTATCGTCCTATGAAGGGATCGATTTATATCGATGATATAAAATTAGACGAGAATAATATCCGAAGCTGGCGTAGAAAGGTTGGATATATTCCTCAAAAAATAGAATTGATGGATGGTACGGTGGCGGAGAACGTGGCTTTGGATGATGCTTATGATGAAAAAAAAGTAAAAGAGGTACTCAAACAGGCTAGTTTGTTGGATTTTTTTGAGAAGGAGCATGAGGGGATAGAAACACCGATAGGAGAAGATGGTATTAAATTGAGCGGTGGACAGAGACAGAGAATCGCTATTGCAAGAGCGCTCTATCATGATCCTGAGGTCCTTGTGCTTGATGAAGCCACCAGTGCATTGGATATGGAGACCGAGCAAGAGATTATGAGGGAGATCTATAGTTTAAAAGGAGGGAAAACACTAGTTATTGTTGCCCATCGTTTGAGTACGCTCGAGGCTTGTGATACCATTTATCATTTGAAAAACGGGAAAATCTATAGAGATGAACCGTAG
- a CDS encoding helix-hairpin-helix domain-containing protein: protein MTTLKGIGAAKAKAIVEYRKNQCFKKAEDLTAVKGIGKAIVAKNKDEIIVGKCPARK, encoded by the coding sequence TTGACAACGCTCAAAGGAATCGGTGCAGCTAAAGCTAAAGCGATCGTCGAGTATCGGAAAAACCAATGTTTTAAAAAGGCTGAGGATTTGACGGCGGTGAAAGGGATTGGAAAAGCCATAGTGGCAAAGAATAAAGATGAAATCATCGTTGGAAAATGCCCGGCCAGAAAATAG
- a CDS encoding NAD-dependent epimerase, with the protein MKILVTGTAGFIGFHLAKRLLERGDEVVGLDNINDYYDPKVKYGRLRETGIEGDEAIEYAKPVQSSRYENYRFIKLNLEDRAAIEELFEKERFDAVCNLAAQAGVRYSLTNPHAYVDSNIVGFVNILEACRHNGVGHLAYASSSSVYGLNETMPFSTHDNVDHPISLYAASKKSNELMAHTYSHLYGLPTTGLRFFTVYGPWGRPDMALFLFTKAILEDRPIDVYNYGEMQRDFTYVDDIVEGLVRVIDHPPKGNPEWSGKAPDPGSSRAPYKIYNIGNNNPVKLMDFITAIEEAIGKEAKKNLLPIQPGDVPATYADVSDLIEDLGYKPETPIKEGINRFVEWYRQFYNV; encoded by the coding sequence GTGAAAATTCTCGTCACCGGCACCGCCGGTTTTATCGGTTTTCACCTCGCCAAGCGGCTCCTGGAACGGGGCGATGAAGTGGTGGGCCTGGACAATATCAACGACTACTACGATCCGAAAGTCAAGTACGGCCGCCTGCGGGAGACCGGGATCGAAGGGGATGAGGCGATCGAGTATGCCAAACCCGTTCAAAGCAGCCGCTACGAAAACTACCGTTTCATCAAGCTCAATCTCGAAGACCGTGCCGCCATCGAGGAACTTTTTGAAAAGGAGCGTTTCGATGCGGTGTGCAATCTGGCCGCCCAGGCGGGGGTGCGCTACAGCCTGACCAATCCCCATGCCTATGTCGACAGCAATATCGTCGGTTTCGTCAACATCCTGGAAGCCTGCCGGCATAATGGAGTGGGCCACTTGGCCTATGCCAGCAGTTCCAGTGTCTACGGGCTGAATGAGACGATGCCCTTCAGTACCCACGACAACGTGGATCATCCCATCAGCCTCTATGCCGCCAGCAAAAAGTCCAACGAACTGATGGCCCACACCTACAGCCACCTCTACGGTCTTCCTACCACCGGCCTGCGCTTCTTCACCGTCTACGGCCCCTGGGGACGCCCCGATATGGCCCTCTTTCTCTTCACCAAAGCGATCCTGGAAGATCGTCCCATCGATGTCTACAACTACGGAGAGATGCAGCGGGATTTCACCTATGTCGACGATATCGTCGAAGGACTGGTCCGGGTGATCGACCATCCCCCCAAAGGCAATCCTGAGTGGAGCGGCAAAGCCCCCGATCCCGGCAGCTCCAGAGCTCCCTACAAAATCTACAACATCGGCAATAACAACCCCGTCAAACTGATGGATTTCATTACGGCTATCGAAGAGGCGATCGGGAAGGAAGCGAAAAAGAATCTTCTGCCGATCCAACCCGGTGACGTACCGGCCACCTATGCCGATGTCAGTGACCTGATCGAGGACCTGGGTTATAAACCTGAGACTCCCATCAAAGAAGGAATCAATCGTTTTGTAGAGTGGTATCGTCAGTTTTACAATGTGTAA
- a CDS encoding acetyl-CoA carboxylase biotin carboxylase subunit, which yields MAEIKRILIANRGEIALRAIRTIKEMGKEAVAVYSTADKDAHYLKLADAAICIGGPKSQESYLNIPAIISAAELAECDAVFPGYGFLSENQNFVEICEHHGLKFIGPSVEVMQMMADKSKAKQVMAEAGVPTIPGSDGAVANAEEAKKLAKEIGYPVILKAAAGGGGRGMRVVEDESYIENAFLACEAEAVNAFSDGTLYMEKFIEAPRHVEVQVMGDSHGNAIHIGERDCSMQRRHQKLIEESPALVLDDARRKELHEAAVRATKHIGYEGAGTFEFLVDKHKNFYFMEMNTRLQVEHCVSEMVSGLDIIEWMIRVAEGEALPPQEAITLKGHAIECRITAEDPVSFLPSPGKIQKWIAPGGKDVRLDTHAYCNYIIPTYYDSMIGKVIVWGENRDRAIAKMRRALDEFEVGGVRTVIEFHRKMMRNPDFISNNFDTKYLENYKG from the coding sequence ATGGCCGAGATCAAACGTATCCTCATCGCCAACCGGGGCGAGATCGCCCTGCGGGCCATCCGCACCATCAAAGAGATGGGCAAAGAGGCGGTAGCGGTCTACTCCACCGCCGACAAGGACGCCCACTACCTCAAGCTGGCCGATGCCGCTATCTGTATCGGCGGCCCCAAGTCCCAGGAGAGCTATCTAAATATCCCTGCCATCATCTCCGCGGCGGAGCTGGCGGAGTGTGATGCGGTCTTTCCCGGTTACGGCTTTTTGAGCGAGAATCAGAACTTCGTGGAGATCTGTGAGCATCACGGCCTCAAATTCATCGGTCCCAGTGTCGAAGTGATGCAGATGATGGCCGACAAATCCAAAGCCAAGCAGGTGATGGCCGAAGCGGGAGTCCCCACCATCCCCGGCAGTGACGGGGCGGTTGCAAATGCCGAAGAGGCCAAAAAACTGGCCAAGGAGATCGGCTACCCGGTAATCCTCAAAGCCGCCGCCGGCGGCGGAGGCCGGGGAATGCGCGTGGTCGAGGATGAGAGCTACATCGAAAACGCCTTCCTCGCCTGCGAAGCCGAAGCGGTCAACGCCTTCAGTGACGGGACGCTCTATATGGAGAAGTTCATCGAAGCCCCCCGCCACGTGGAGGTGCAGGTAATGGGTGACAGCCACGGCAACGCCATCCATATCGGGGAGCGGGACTGCTCCATGCAGCGGCGCCATCAGAAACTCATCGAAGAGTCACCCGCCCTGGTGCTCGACGACGCCCGGCGCAAAGAGCTCCACGAAGCGGCGGTTCGGGCGACGAAACATATCGGCTACGAGGGGGCCGGGACCTTCGAGTTTCTCGTGGACAAGCACAAGAATTTCTACTTCATGGAGATGAATACCCGTCTTCAGGTAGAGCACTGCGTCAGCGAAATGGTCAGCGGCCTCGATATCATCGAATGGATGATCCGGGTCGCCGAAGGAGAGGCGCTCCCTCCCCAGGAGGCGATCACCCTCAAGGGCCATGCCATCGAGTGCCGCATCACCGCCGAGGACCCCGTGAGCTTCCTCCCCAGTCCCGGCAAGATCCAGAAATGGATCGCCCCCGGAGGCAAGGATGTCCGCCTCGATACCCACGCTTATTGCAACTACATCATCCCCACCTACTACGACTCCATGATCGGCAAAGTGATCGTCTGGGGCGAAAACCGCGATCGGGCCATCGCCAAGATGCGCCGTGCCCTGGACGAGTTCGAAGTGGGGGGTGTGCGCACCGTGATCGAATTCCACCGCAAAATGATGCGCAACCCTGATTTCATCTCCAACAACTTCGATACCAAGTATCTGGAAAATTACAAAGGCTGA
- the accB gene encoding acetyl-CoA carboxylase biotin carboxyl carrier protein, with protein MKFDEIKELMRLFGKSKLDRIQIKQKDFEIEMEKGGETVVVEAAPSAQVQATPAPAAIPASSGSNAAEAAPAPEAKKGELITSPMVGTFYASPSPDSPPFVKVGDTVRKGQTLCILEAMKIMNELEAEFDCKILEVLVEDGEPVEYDKPLFRVERL; from the coding sequence ATGAAATTTGATGAAATCAAAGAGTTGATGCGCCTCTTTGGCAAAAGCAAACTCGATCGGATTCAGATCAAGCAGAAAGATTTCGAGATCGAGATGGAAAAGGGCGGAGAGACTGTCGTCGTGGAAGCGGCTCCCTCGGCGCAGGTTCAGGCTACACCGGCTCCCGCGGCGATTCCCGCCTCTTCGGGTAGTAATGCTGCTGAAGCGGCTCCCGCTCCCGAGGCCAAGAAGGGAGAGCTGATCACTTCACCCATGGTCGGGACTTTCTATGCTTCCCCCTCTCCGGATTCTCCTCCGTTTGTGAAAGTAGGAGACACGGTCCGCAAAGGCCAGACCCTTTGCATCCTCGAGGCAATGAAGATCATGAACGAATTGGAGGCGGAGTTCGATTGTAAGATCCTGGAAGTCCTGGTCGAAGACGGGGAACCGGTAGAGTATGACAAGCCCCTCTTCCGGGTGGAGAGACTCTAA
- the dcd gene encoding dCTP deaminase encodes MGLKADRWIREMSLKHKMIEPFCEGLVGEGVVSYGLSSYGYDIRVSDEFKIFTNINAEVVDPKDFSENNVVDFKGDICIVPPNSFALARTVEYFRMPPDVLAICLGKSTYARCGIIVNVTPFEPGFEGHITIEISNTTPLPAKIYANEGIAQVLFLQGDEPCETTYADRRGKYQQQTGITLPRILKASE; translated from the coding sequence ATGGGACTCAAAGCCGACAGATGGATCCGGGAAATGTCACTCAAACATAAGATGATCGAACCCTTTTGCGAAGGGTTGGTCGGGGAAGGGGTCGTCAGCTACGGATTGAGCAGCTACGGCTACGATATCCGGGTCAGCGACGAATTCAAAATTTTCACCAACATCAACGCCGAAGTGGTCGACCCCAAGGATTTCAGCGAAAACAACGTGGTCGATTTCAAAGGCGACATTTGCATTGTCCCTCCCAACTCTTTCGCCCTGGCGCGGACGGTGGAGTATTTCCGCATGCCCCCTGACGTGCTGGCGATCTGCCTGGGCAAGAGCACCTACGCCCGCTGCGGGATCATCGTCAATGTCACCCCTTTCGAGCCTGGTTTCGAAGGGCACATCACCATCGAGATCTCCAATACCACTCCCCTTCCGGCCAAGATCTACGCCAACGAGGGGATCGCCCAGGTACTCTTCCTCCAGGGGGATGAACCCTGTGAAACCACCTATGCCGACCGCCGGGGCAAATACCAGCAACAGACCGGCATCACCCTTCCCCGCATCCTCAAAGCCTCCGAATAA
- a CDS encoding tyrosine-type recombinase/integrase: protein MDRSAAEILEAFAEYLQIVKGLSPKSIDSYLTDLRQLAEEQGDLLKLETESILAFLSRFDNKRTLNRKLASINAFVNFCHREKLGTSRVKIPMARVPKTLPKYLSHEEIEAGLRYIDRSTPIGRRDYALILFLYASGCRISEALAVQRGDLVDGWLKIRYAKGARERMVPLAPAALKALEEHLKESDIASPYLWLNYRGEPLSRVSAYKIVRKYLGVSPHVLRHSFATALILGGADLRVVQELLGHSSLITTQIYTHIERQHLRRTVETYHPINRI from the coding sequence ATGGATCGTTCGGCAGCGGAGATCCTCGAAGCCTTCGCCGAGTACCTCCAGATCGTCAAAGGGCTCAGTCCAAAGAGTATCGACTCCTATCTGACGGACCTGCGGCAGCTGGCCGAGGAACAGGGAGACCTCCTGAAGCTGGAAACCGAATCGATCCTCGCTTTTCTCTCCCGATTTGACAACAAACGTACCCTCAACCGCAAACTCGCTTCCATCAACGCCTTCGTCAACTTTTGCCATCGTGAAAAGCTGGGCACTTCAAGGGTCAAGATCCCTATGGCCAGGGTCCCCAAAACTTTGCCGAAATATCTAAGCCACGAAGAGATCGAGGCGGGGCTGAGGTACATCGACCGCAGCACCCCGATCGGGCGGAGGGACTATGCGCTGATCCTCTTCCTCTACGCCAGCGGCTGCCGGATCAGCGAAGCCCTGGCGGTACAGCGGGGGGATCTGGTCGATGGATGGTTGAAGATCCGCTACGCCAAAGGAGCCAGGGAACGGATGGTACCGCTGGCTCCCGCGGCGCTCAAGGCTCTGGAAGAGCACCTGAAAGAGAGTGATATCGCCTCTCCCTATCTTTGGCTCAACTATCGGGGGGAGCCCCTGAGCCGGGTGAGCGCCTACAAGATCGTCCGAAAATATCTGGGGGTCTCCCCCCACGTATTGCGCCACTCCTTCGCCACGGCGCTCATCCTCGGCGGGGCGGATCTGAGGGTGGTGCAGGAGCTCTTGGGGCACAGTTCTCTGATCACGACCCAGATCTATACCCATATCGAGCGGCAGCATCTGCGCCGCACGGTGGAAACGTATCATCCGATCAACCGGATCTGA
- a CDS encoding PQQ-binding-like beta-propeller repeat protein, translated as MKSSLILSGALAGALLLGGCGSSFFNSRKSFEPEQTLSASSAITPFDKEAVDVRRDGVTFEDGSFLTRSGLSSIRLPKGFRFVTRSGNKVLAADDTGAFKVIDARSGKVIHSGKLNYPLVSAAIRGNRIFYVSQDNRFGVYSLSAKKSLISAKVGRAFAVDTRIANPISLGNMLVVPTLDGKLLILNPANPRQAGGIAIGSSSNLNNVIFLTKLGNRIIAATPGKLISAAPGSNHKYEAPVADVTVSGHTIYLLTVDGRVIKLSPTLKVLAQSKFPYAQFATIAVVGGKVYALDRSGALIVMDPSLKKSRIYDVGSVDDYAFVAGHKLYKDDEVIDLSKLGY; from the coding sequence ATGAAATCATCACTCATTCTCAGCGGGGCGCTTGCCGGAGCGCTTCTTCTTGGCGGTTGCGGCAGTTCCTTTTTCAACAGCCGCAAGAGCTTCGAACCGGAGCAGACCCTCAGCGCCTCCTCCGCCATCACCCCTTTCGACAAAGAGGCGGTAGATGTACGCCGTGACGGGGTGACGTTTGAGGACGGAAGCTTCCTGACACGCAGCGGGCTGAGCTCCATCCGGCTGCCCAAGGGCTTCCGCTTCGTCACCCGTTCGGGCAACAAGGTCCTGGCCGCCGACGATACTGGAGCCTTCAAAGTGATCGACGCCCGCAGTGGCAAGGTGATCCACAGCGGCAAACTCAACTATCCTCTGGTCTCGGCGGCGATCCGGGGGAACCGGATCTTCTATGTGAGCCAGGACAACCGCTTCGGCGTCTACAGCCTCTCCGCCAAAAAGAGCCTCATCTCCGCCAAGGTGGGCCGGGCCTTTGCGGTGGATACCCGCATCGCCAATCCCATCAGCCTCGGGAATATGCTCGTGGTCCCCACCCTCGACGGCAAGCTCCTGATCCTCAATCCCGCCAACCCCCGTCAGGCCGGGGGAATCGCCATCGGCAGCTCTTCCAATCTCAACAATGTCATCTTCCTGACCAAGCTGGGGAATCGGATCATCGCCGCGACCCCCGGCAAACTCATCAGTGCCGCTCCGGGATCGAACCACAAATATGAAGCTCCAGTGGCCGATGTCACCGTCTCGGGCCACACAATCTATTTGCTAACGGTCGACGGCCGGGTCATCAAGCTTTCCCCGACGCTGAAGGTCCTGGCCCAGAGTAAATTCCCCTACGCCCAATTCGCCACTATCGCTGTGGTCGGCGGCAAAGTCTACGCTCTGGACCGCAGCGGCGCATTGATCGTGATGGACCCCTCCCTGAAGAAGAGCCGAATCTACGATGTGGGCAGCGTGGATGATTACGCTTTCGTCGCCGGCCACAAGCTCTACAAGGATGATGAGGTCATCGACCTCTCCAAACTCGGCTACTGA
- a CDS encoding endonuclease MutS2 yields the protein MRSLPEKLDLGDYLQSFQSFLARPKPVAMEGDVHLHHRFIKALSSVEIPEPPQMPSMEDRLMRLSKQAVLGLDEIFDFIRMVRYFNRLRALGLPEPAGSWIAEIEIPEAVVEIGTFFTDEGELNPEKEPELADIGEALRRNREAIRETLYSLARSERLRDYLVDQQIHLQNGEETLLVRGGFSSVLKATVVGRSSGGFFYVIPERVRHLKERELELLSRREAIHWRYAREFSERLRGWERFLRYLDRQFDRFDHYQARVRFARSRDYEFVLPSKEPGIVLREFAHPALENPVPVSIRAVKPIVLVTGVNAGGKTMLLKSILSAAWMSKYLLPFRCNAAETRIGHYRNIEAIIDDPQSVKNDISTFAGRMLEFSRLFREREALVGVDEIELGTDADEAASLFRVLLETLKEREITFVVTTHHKRLASLMAGEEDVELVAALYDEERRQPTFTYLEGSIGKSYAFETAERYGIPASVVAKARELYGEDKERLNELIEQSTRLEAEMRRKIDEVERSTEALRRKEEQLKALEEKMREEQRKALSTLENRYNAATKRALAALKKAENPEARRLLNEAHRHKNRARMRESKAEPLQLKVGDRVKYRSHTAEILSLKEKEAMISVDGLKMRVPLSKLRPAAATPKVKKPKPVSQVKVEKSDRAPLHIKLLGMRADEAEEALDAFLSNALLHGLGEVEIIHGTGTGVLAKVVSDYLKRHPRVKNFYRMPGNMGATIAEL from the coding sequence ATGCGTTCCCTTCCCGAAAAGCTCGATCTGGGCGATTATCTCCAGAGCTTCCAGAGCTTTCTTGCCCGTCCCAAGCCGGTGGCGATGGAGGGGGATGTGCATTTGCACCACCGTTTCATCAAAGCCCTCTCTTCGGTCGAAATTCCCGAGCCACCTCAGATGCCTTCGATGGAGGATCGCCTGATGCGTTTGAGCAAGCAGGCGGTATTGGGGCTGGATGAGATCTTCGACTTTATCCGGATGGTGCGCTACTTCAACCGCCTGCGGGCTCTGGGCTTGCCGGAACCGGCGGGGAGTTGGATCGCCGAGATCGAGATCCCCGAGGCGGTAGTGGAGATCGGCACTTTTTTCACCGACGAAGGGGAGCTCAATCCCGAAAAGGAGCCGGAGCTGGCCGACATCGGCGAAGCGCTGCGCCGCAACCGCGAAGCGATCCGGGAGACCCTCTACTCCCTGGCCCGTTCGGAGCGGCTGAGGGATTATCTGGTCGATCAGCAGATCCACCTGCAAAACGGGGAGGAGACCTTGCTGGTGCGGGGCGGCTTTTCTTCGGTGCTCAAAGCGACGGTGGTGGGGCGTAGTTCGGGGGGCTTTTTTTACGTAATTCCTGAGCGGGTGCGTCACCTCAAGGAGCGGGAGTTGGAGCTGCTGAGCCGCCGAGAAGCGATCCACTGGCGCTATGCGCGGGAATTTTCGGAGCGTCTTCGGGGTTGGGAGCGTTTTCTGCGTTATCTGGACCGCCAGTTCGACCGCTTCGACCATTACCAGGCGCGGGTGCGCTTCGCCCGGAGCCGGGATTACGAGTTTGTCCTGCCGAGCAAAGAGCCCGGGATCGTACTGCGGGAGTTTGCCCACCCGGCTCTGGAAAACCCCGTCCCGGTCTCCATCCGCGCCGTCAAACCCATCGTGCTGGTCACCGGGGTCAACGCCGGGGGAAAGACGATGCTGCTCAAATCGATCCTCTCGGCAGCCTGGATGAGCAAATACCTCCTCCCCTTCCGCTGCAACGCGGCGGAGACCCGGATCGGGCACTACAGGAACATCGAAGCGATCATCGACGATCCCCAGTCGGTCAAGAACGACATCTCTACCTTCGCCGGTCGGATGCTGGAGTTCTCCCGCCTTTTCCGGGAGCGGGAGGCGCTGGTGGGGGTGGATGAGATCGAGCTGGGGACCGATGCCGACGAGGCGGCGAGCCTCTTTCGGGTGCTGCTTGAGACCCTAAAGGAGCGGGAGATCACCTTTGTGGTGACGACCCACCACAAACGTCTGGCTTCCCTGATGGCAGGGGAGGAGGATGTGGAGCTGGTGGCGGCACTCTACGACGAAGAGCGTCGGCAGCCCACCTTCACCTACCTGGAGGGGAGCATTGGCAAGAGCTACGCCTTCGAGACGGCGGAGCGCTACGGGATCCCCGCCAGTGTGGTGGCCAAGGCGCGGGAGCTCTACGGGGAGGACAAGGAGCGGCTCAATGAGCTGATTGAGCAGTCTACACGCCTGGAAGCCGAGATGCGGCGCAAGATCGACGAAGTGGAGCGCAGCACCGAGGCGCTGCGGCGCAAAGAGGAGCAGCTCAAGGCACTGGAAGAGAAGATGCGCGAAGAGCAGCGCAAGGCGCTCTCAACCCTGGAAAACCGCTACAACGCGGCGACCAAACGGGCCCTGGCCGCTCTCAAAAAGGCGGAGAACCCCGAAGCGAGGCGCCTGCTCAACGAAGCCCACCGCCACAAAAACCGGGCCAGGATGCGGGAATCCAAGGCCGAGCCACTTCAGCTCAAAGTCGGTGACCGGGTCAAATACCGCTCCCACACCGCCGAGATCCTTTCGCTGAAGGAGAAGGAGGCGATGATCTCCGTCGACGGCCTCAAGATGCGGGTGCCCCTCTCAAAGCTTCGCCCTGCCGCCGCGACCCCCAAGGTCAAAAAGCCCAAGCCCGTCAGTCAGGTCAAGGTCGAAAAGAGCGATCGGGCCCCGCTGCACATCAAGCTCCTGGGGATGCGGGCCGACGAAGCCGAGGAGGCGCTGGACGCCTTCCTCTCCAATGCCCTGCTGCACGGTCTGGGCGAAGTGGAGATCATCCACGGCACGGGCACCGGAGTGTTGGCCAAAGTAGTGAGCGACTATCTCAAGCGCCATCCGAGGGTGAAGAACTTCTACCGTATGCCCGGCAATATGGGGGCGACGATTGCGGAACTTTAA
- the murC gene encoding UDP-N-acetylmuramate--L-alanine ligase: MRIHFIGIGGIGLSALAKFLAGRGHRISGSDMRQSEITDDLALNYGAKITIPHHPDAVEGADRVIYSAAVRPSNVEYQRAKELGIELLSRKEALKFILEDKEVYAVGGAHGKSTTSAMLASLLPETNALIGAISKEFGSNVRSAPNDKVVFEADESDESFLNSNPKLAIVTNVEPEHMEYYEYDEERFYNAYRKFLELAHIRVLNGEDPFLYSLKEELPSSYLYPSRDLNNIEFVLVDGEPHTRFELRDLGRFEVFGFGTHIAVDAALAILAAMELGEDPETLRERLKNYRGIKKRFDIIQNDEHCVVIDDYGHHPTEIAATLESLRTFAKMRGLSKFKVIWQPHKYTRTLDNLKGFVECFEGVDELVILPIWSAGEIEIPIDLKGAFSRYEPTMAHRVTREDGIVKVLDEKGQVLREFREGLIAAFGAGDITYQIRGER, encoded by the coding sequence ATGAGAATCCATTTCATCGGCATTGGGGGGATCGGGCTTTCGGCGCTGGCCAAGTTTTTGGCGGGGCGGGGGCATCGCATCAGCGGCAGCGATATGCGTCAGAGTGAAATCACCGACGATCTGGCACTCAACTACGGAGCCAAGATCACCATTCCCCACCATCCCGACGCGGTGGAGGGGGCGGACCGGGTGATCTATTCGGCGGCGGTGCGTCCCAGCAATGTGGAGTATCAGCGGGCCAAAGAGCTGGGGATTGAGCTGCTCAGCCGCAAAGAGGCACTCAAGTTCATCCTCGAGGACAAAGAGGTCTATGCCGTCGGGGGCGCCCACGGCAAAAGCACCACCTCCGCGATGCTTGCCTCCCTGCTTCCCGAGACCAACGCCCTCATCGGCGCCATCAGCAAAGAGTTCGGCTCCAACGTCCGCAGCGCCCCCAACGACAAGGTGGTCTTCGAAGCCGACGAGAGCGACGAGAGCTTTCTCAACTCCAACCCCAAGCTGGCCATCGTCACCAATGTCGAGCCCGAGCATATGGAGTATTACGAATACGACGAGGAGCGCTTTTACAACGCCTACCGAAAATTCCTTGAATTAGCCCATATCCGGGTGCTCAATGGCGAAGACCCCTTCCTCTATTCACTCAAAGAGGAGCTTCCTTCCAGCTACCTCTACCCCTCCCGTGATCTAAACAATATCGAGTTTGTGCTCGTAGACGGAGAGCCCCATACCCGCTTCGAGCTCAGGGACCTGGGCCGTTTCGAAGTCTTCGGCTTCGGGACCCATATCGCGGTGGATGCTGCGCTGGCGATCCTGGCGGCGATGGAGCTGGGGGAAGATCCCGAGACGCTGCGGGAGCGGCTCAAAAACTACCGGGGGATCAAGAAGCGCTTCGACATCATCCAGAACGATGAGCACTGCGTCGTGATCGACGATTACGGCCACCACCCCACCGAGATCGCCGCGACCCTGGAGTCGCTCAGGACCTTCGCCAAAATGCGGGGGCTTTCGAAGTTCAAGGTAATCTGGCAGCCCCACAAATATACCCGGACTCTGGACAATCTCAAGGGGTTCGTAGAGTGTTTCGAGGGAGTGGACGAACTGGTGATCCTCCCCATCTGGTCCGCCGGGGAGATCGAAATCCCTATCGACCTCAAAGGAGCCTTCAGCCGCTACGAGCCCACTATGGCCCACCGTGTCACCCGGGAGGACGGAATCGTCAAAGTCCTGGATGAAAAAGGCCAGGTACTGAGGGAATTCCGCGAGGGGCTCATCGCCGCCTTCGGAGCGGGGGATATCACTTATCAGATCCGGGGAGAACGTTGA